From the genome of Nitrospira lenta, one region includes:
- a CDS encoding sigma-54-dependent transcriptional regulator, whose product MKAKLLIVDDDADIVTVLEDRLQASGYTTVIARDGQQALDQIEQESPNLILLDLDLPKLTGIQVLKRLAQIKPVEDLPVIVMTAHGSVNAAVEAMKEGAYDFLTKPLDKDHLLIVIRKALERDSLKRQVAYLRSEVDGRYANIIGTSPTVRTVVEAAQRAARSDASVLLLGESGTGKELFARSIHQWSHRHAMPLVVINCVALTETLLENELFGHERGAFTGADRQQKGKLEMADGGTVFLDEIGDMSLPLQAKLLRVLQDREFQRVGGTRTVSVNIRIIAATNKDLRQAVKAGQFREDLYFRLNVITLTLPPLRERREDIPALAQFFLERHAREAKRPTATLSTASLEALTHYPWPGNIRELDNVIARAVVLSPTDAIEPDMIALLPEDAHLCREEGPGLPYLDLPYHESMDAHSRHIITRAIEKSCGNQTRAAERLHLQRTYLARLIKQQRDRPEGRFDHGTESHES is encoded by the coding sequence ATGAAAGCCAAACTGCTCATTGTCGACGACGACGCGGATATCGTCACCGTGCTGGAGGATCGGCTGCAAGCCTCGGGCTATACGACGGTCATCGCCCGGGACGGACAACAGGCGCTGGATCAGATCGAACAGGAATCCCCCAACCTGATTCTCCTCGATCTCGACCTCCCGAAACTGACCGGCATTCAAGTCCTCAAGCGGCTCGCTCAGATCAAGCCCGTCGAAGATCTGCCCGTCATCGTCATGACTGCGCACGGATCGGTGAACGCCGCCGTCGAGGCGATGAAGGAAGGCGCCTACGACTTTCTCACCAAGCCACTGGACAAAGATCACCTCCTCATCGTCATCCGCAAAGCCCTTGAGCGTGACTCACTCAAGCGGCAAGTCGCCTACCTGCGCTCGGAAGTCGACGGCCGTTACGCCAACATCATCGGCACCAGCCCGACCGTCCGCACCGTCGTCGAAGCCGCACAGCGGGCCGCACGCTCCGACGCCAGCGTCCTGTTACTTGGGGAAAGTGGCACCGGCAAAGAACTCTTCGCCCGCTCCATCCATCAATGGAGCCATCGGCACGCCATGCCGCTGGTAGTGATCAACTGTGTCGCGTTGACGGAAACCCTGCTGGAGAATGAACTCTTCGGCCACGAACGGGGGGCCTTTACCGGCGCCGACCGGCAGCAAAAGGGCAAGCTGGAAATGGCAGACGGAGGGACCGTCTTTCTCGATGAGATCGGCGACATGTCGCTGCCGTTGCAGGCGAAACTTTTGCGCGTCTTGCAAGACAGGGAGTTTCAGCGTGTGGGCGGCACCCGAACGGTCTCCGTGAATATCCGGATCATTGCCGCGACGAATAAAGATCTCCGGCAAGCGGTGAAGGCCGGGCAGTTCCGCGAAGATCTCTACTTCCGCCTCAACGTCATTACCCTCACCCTGCCGCCGTTGCGGGAGCGCCGCGAAGATATTCCCGCCCTCGCGCAATTTTTCCTCGAACGGCATGCGCGGGAAGCCAAGCGCCCAACGGCGACGCTCAGTACGGCCTCGCTGGAGGCCCTCACGCACTATCCCTGGCCGGGGAACATTCGCGAATTGGACAATGTCATTGCCCGGGCCGTCGTACTCAGTCCGACCGATGCGATTGAACCGGACATGATCGCGTTGCTTCCGGAGGACGCCCACCTCTGCCGGGAAGAAGGACCAGGACTCCCGTACCTCGATCTGCCGTATCACGAGTCGATGGACGCGCACAGCCGCCACATCATCACACGAGCGATTGAAAAATCCTGTGGGAACCAGACGCGCGCAGCCGAACGCCTGCACTTGCAGCGCACCTATCTGGCTCGCCTGATTAAGCAGCAACGTGACCGGCCGGAAGGACGATTCGACCACGGGACAGAATCGCATGAGAGCTAG
- a CDS encoding nucleotidyltransferase family protein: MILAAGFGTRLRPLTNTIPKPLLPVAGTPLIVWNLMLLKQHGFRDVVINLHHLGPMIEQALGSGAQFGLRLLYSHEPIILGTGGGIKQAERYFSNEAVLILNGDTLFDLDLAALCAFHHDRKAQATLVLREDPDAVKWGLVEVGADDRIVRINGKGRAETALPTQPRMFAGIHILHSRLLRDIPREVASSIIDPYVAAIGRGESLLGYDLKGYWSDVGTPERYGQAERDVKAGLLRLEDRKLPSA; this comes from the coding sequence ATGATCCTCGCGGCGGGTTTCGGAACCCGCCTCCGGCCGCTGACTAACACGATTCCCAAACCGCTGCTGCCGGTTGCCGGCACCCCGCTCATTGTGTGGAATTTGATGCTGCTGAAGCAGCACGGATTCCGCGATGTCGTTATTAATCTGCATCATCTCGGCCCGATGATCGAGCAGGCGCTGGGGAGCGGCGCGCAGTTCGGGTTGCGACTGCTCTATTCGCACGAGCCCATCATTTTAGGGACGGGCGGGGGGATCAAGCAGGCGGAGCGGTACTTCTCGAATGAGGCGGTCTTGATTCTGAACGGCGATACGCTGTTTGATTTGGACCTCGCGGCGCTGTGCGCGTTCCATCATGACCGCAAGGCCCAGGCGACGCTCGTGCTGAGAGAAGATCCCGATGCGGTGAAGTGGGGACTCGTCGAAGTCGGGGCAGACGATCGCATCGTCCGGATCAATGGGAAAGGTCGGGCGGAGACGGCCCTGCCGACACAGCCGCGCATGTTTGCCGGCATCCACATTCTGCATTCCCGGCTCTTGCGGGATATTCCACGAGAAGTGGCGTCGTCGATTATCGATCCCTATGTGGCCGCGATCGGTCGAGGCGAATCATTGTTGGGCTATGACCTGAAGGGGTATTGGTCCGATGTGGGGACGCCGGAACGCTACGGACAGGCCGAGCGGGATGTGAAGGCCGGCCTGCTGCGTTTGGAGGACCGAAAGCTTCCTTCGGCCTGA
- a CDS encoding aminoglycoside phosphotransferase family protein: MTTANPAPPKGPLSPPDQALVARTIESRLSPGLVLRELQPLPGDASNRRYFRAVLAGGPPHSVILMQLAEPEGFKQSEEAVSGAMHQITELPFLNVLAHLGKAGVSVPTLHYYDHAAGLLYLEDFGDLTLAEAVRDADAPGLEARYRQAINILVQMQVKASSPADPGCLAFHRSFDVPLLMWEFDHFLEYGIVARQGKPMCSDDWTAIRGEFEKISEHLAGQPRVFTHRDYHSRNLMVDGLRLGVIDFQDALMGPATYDLASLLRDAYIALDEPLVDRLVNYYLDLLAEHRHVWTNREAFRRLFDLTSIQRNMKAAGRFVYIDRVKGNPKFLADIPRVLGYVKRNLQHYPELAVLRKHLTPYVPELQ; the protein is encoded by the coding sequence ATGACTACTGCGAACCCGGCCCCACCCAAGGGGCCTCTCTCACCGCCAGATCAAGCCCTTGTCGCTCGCACCATTGAATCGCGGCTCAGCCCCGGTCTGGTCTTGCGTGAACTCCAGCCCTTGCCGGGGGATGCGTCGAATCGACGCTATTTCCGCGCGGTCCTGGCCGGCGGGCCGCCCCATTCCGTGATCCTCATGCAATTGGCGGAGCCGGAAGGGTTTAAGCAATCGGAAGAAGCGGTCAGCGGAGCGATGCATCAGATCACCGAGTTGCCGTTCCTGAATGTTCTGGCGCATCTCGGAAAAGCCGGCGTGTCGGTTCCGACGTTGCATTACTATGATCATGCTGCCGGGTTGTTGTACCTCGAAGATTTCGGCGATCTGACGCTGGCGGAAGCGGTGCGCGATGCCGATGCGCCGGGCCTGGAGGCCCGCTACCGACAAGCGATTAATATTTTGGTTCAGATGCAGGTGAAAGCATCGTCGCCGGCCGATCCCGGCTGTCTGGCGTTCCACCGGAGCTTCGACGTGCCGTTGCTTATGTGGGAGTTTGATCATTTCCTGGAGTACGGGATTGTCGCGCGCCAGGGCAAGCCGATGTGCTCGGACGATTGGACAGCGATCCGCGGGGAATTTGAAAAAATCTCCGAACATCTGGCGGGACAGCCGCGTGTGTTCACCCATCGCGATTATCATTCGCGCAATCTCATGGTCGACGGACTACGCCTGGGCGTGATCGACTTTCAGGACGCGCTGATGGGTCCGGCGACGTACGATTTAGCGTCCCTGTTGCGTGATGCCTACATCGCTCTCGATGAACCGCTGGTGGACCGGCTGGTCAATTACTACCTCGATCTGCTGGCCGAGCATCGGCATGTCTGGACCAACCGCGAGGCTTTTCGGCGGTTGTTCGATCTCACGAGTATTCAACGGAACATGAAAGCCGCCGGGCGGTTTGTGTACATCGACCGGGTGAAGGGGAATCCCAAATTCCTGGCCGATATCCCGCGCGTACTGGGGTATGTGAAACGGAATTTGCAGCACTATCCCGAACTCGCCGTGTTGCGCAAGCATCTCACGCCGTATGTGCCGGAATTGCAGTGA
- a CDS encoding VanZ family protein yields the protein MTEQTGESGWRRFAAYWGPVVGYAGLIFYLSAQSHPDDDLPSLFGAVNDKVLHALEYAGLSGLCYRAFRWGVPGTAASRAVVFSILTASLYGVTDEIHQLFVPFRESSWQDWLADVTGSMLGAVAAHRLSGMTWIAPFLPGVRSR from the coding sequence GTGACTGAGCAGACCGGAGAATCGGGATGGCGCCGCTTCGCAGCGTACTGGGGACCTGTCGTCGGCTATGCCGGACTGATCTTTTATCTGTCGGCGCAATCGCATCCCGATGACGATCTGCCGTCGCTGTTCGGGGCGGTGAACGACAAAGTGCTGCACGCGCTGGAATATGCAGGGCTCAGCGGGTTGTGCTATCGGGCGTTTCGCTGGGGAGTGCCGGGGACGGCGGCGTCCCGGGCGGTGGTCTTCTCGATTCTGACGGCGTCCCTGTATGGAGTGACCGACGAGATCCATCAATTGTTCGTGCCGTTTCGTGAGTCGAGCTGGCAGGATTGGCTGGCGGACGTGACGGGCTCGATGTTGGGGGCGGTGGCCGCTCACCGGTTGTCGGGCATGACCTGGATCGCGCCCTTTCTTCCCGGGGTCCGTTCGCGCTGA